TCGGGTAGTGGGGAACCAGGCACAATTTGATTTCAGCTTCTCGCCGCCAGAACGCCGCATCTGGCCCGTGCGCGATCTGGTCACGTCCGTGCGCACCCAACTCGAGCGCCAGTACACGGATGTTTGGGTGGAGGGCGAGATTTCTAATTTCCGCCCCGCCGACTCCGGTCATCTCTATTTCACGCTGAAGGATGGCGATGCCCAGTTGCGCGTCGTCATGTTCCGGACACAGGCTCGCCTGCTTCGCTTCCGCCCTGAGAATGGATTGCACATCGTCGCCCGTGGCAGGGTCACTATTTACGAAGGCCGTGGCGAGCTGCAACTGATGGCCGAGTATCTGGAGCCTATGGGTGCCGGAGCACTGCAAGTGGCCTTCGAGCAACTGAAGGCGAAGTTGTACGCCGAGGGCCTTTTCGAACGCGAGCGGAAAAAAAGACTACCGTCTCTGCCCCGGCGCATAGGCGTCGTTACTTCTCCTCGCGGCGCGGCCATCCAGGACATTCTCAACATTTTGCGACGGCGGCACGAGAGCGTGCACGTAACGATCTTCCCGGCGCAGGTGCAGGGTGACTCGGCATCGTTGGAAGTGACCGCTGGGGTCCGCTACTTCAATCGCGCAGCGAACGTAGATGTCATCGTCATCGCCCGTGGCGGCGGCTCCGTCGAAGACCTTGCCGCGTTCAACGATGAGACCCTGGCGCGCGCCGTTGCCGGTAGCAACATTCCGGTCATCTCGGCCGTGGGGCACGAGACGGATTTTACGATTTGCGATTTCGTGGCCGACCTGCGCGCACCCACTCCGTCTGCCGCCGCCGAACTCGTGATCCGCTCCAAGCATGAACTCGAGGAGCAGCTCGGCGGGATGCATCGGCGACTTGCGCGCGCCGCTCGCTACCAACTCATGCACGCTCGCCAGGCGCTGTCAGCATTGGCGCAGCATGGCGCATTCGCCGGTATGCGACAGGTGATTACCCGCCGCGAGCAGCGCGTCGACGACCTCGTTAATCGGCTGGCGCGCAGTTACCACGCTGCTTTGCGCGCGAGTCATCGGCGGCTCGACGTGGCTGCCTCCCGCGTGCTCCACCACGATTTGCGCAACAAACTGGTTGGTATGCGTCGCGATGTCGATGCCCGCCAGGGTGCGTTGGCCGCGGTCACTCGCAACCTGCTGCTGCGACGCCGCTCCCGCCTGGAGCAGGTGTTGGCCCATTTGGAAGGCCTCTCGCCGGTCGCCATTCTGGACCGTGGCTATGCCCTGGTTTTCGATGAACGCGGCAACCTGGTCAAGGACGCCGCCCAGGTCTCGCCCGGCGAACGCATCAGCGCACGTGTTGCCAAGGGAACCATTGCGGCGGAAGTTAAGAACAGCCAGCCTTGACGACCGCTGCGCCGGGTCGAAAATGTCTGACGCAATAATGACTACCGCAATATGTTGAAAAGCGGAACCGGCTTCTCCGGTTGCGGGAGAAAGATTTCCAGCAGCTTGTCGCTGATTTTCTCCGGCGCATCTTCAGGGACGAAGTGCGAGGCCTCTGCCAGGAAGTGCGGGTCTGTCGCCTTGGGCAGGGCGTCTCGAAGCATATAGGCCGTCACTTTGCTGCGGAAGACAGGATCGAGCGCTCCCCAAAAGATATCGGTTCGGGCAGAGATGTTTTTCAGGCCGTCTGCGATCTGCTCCATGCCTCTGAACTCAGCATCACCGGGCCGCAGAGGGATCATTCTAGCGAACGCCAGCATAGCCGAGCGCGTGGCAGCATCACGGAACGGGAACTTGTAGCCATCGATCACGTCACTGGCTAACTTGCGCCGCGTCGCCCATTGGATGCCGGGCGAGACCATCATGTTCAGCCGTCCGACGAGCAGCTCGCCCGACGCGCCTCGCATGGCCCTCAGAAACCACGGCAGTCTGGGCTGTTTGTCCGTCGGCGGCGGAAACGCCCAGGTGTTTATGAGCATCATGCGGGAAACGTTGGCGGCGTTTCGCGTCGCATAGGCGAGTCCGATTGGACCGCCCCAGTCGTGCAGCACCAGCGTGACGTTCTTTGCCCCGGTGGATTCGATCAGTGCCGAAAGGTTTGCGGCATGGCGTTCTATCGAGTGGTAGCCCGGAGTGGCCGGTTTGTCAGAGAGTCCAAAGCCGATGTGATCGGGAGCTATCACCCGGAACCGTTCCGCGAGCTTGGGGATTAGCTTGCGATAAAGAAACGACCAGGTTGGGTTTCCATGCAGCAGCACGACTACCGGCGCTGTACGCGGGCCTTCGTCGATGAAACTCAATGCTTGTCCGTCGAGGCGCAACGTTCGCGTCTGGAACGGGTACAACCGGCGCAGCCAATCCGGCAACTGGGGGAGACTCGCTTCACTAAGCATGACGGAATCTAGATTTTAGCAAGATTGTGGTCTTTACCGTTGCAGGCACTTCGTTTGGATTTACCCGGATGGCACCCGCCACTGCTGCATTACAATGTGGGAACGAAACACGCCGCGCGCTGGAAGCAAATTTGACAAGCCTTCTACCACATTTCGCAAGTCGCTGGCCGCAGTTGTCGCTAGTCTCCATCATCGACATCCTCCTTGTCGCCGTGCTGATTTACGAGTTGCTGGTCATTATCCGCGGCACTCGTGCCGCTCCCATGCTTCTCGGCGTCGGCGTGCTTGCTATTGTGTTTTACGTCGCGCACGTCACCAAGCTTCGGACGCTTGATTGGGTGGTCAGCACCTTTGTGCCGTACGTAGTTTTTGCGCTGATCGTCGTCTTCCAGGCAGAGATTCGGCGCGCCCTCGCTCGCATTGGCAGGCGCCTGGCTTTCTCGCGTAGCGGGCAGAACATTGGCGGCGACTCTTACGACGACGTGGTGCTCGCGGCAAATCTCTTCTCACAGAACCAGACGGGTGCGCTCATCGTGATCGAACGCGAGATCGGCCTGCGGACGTATATCGAGAGCGGAGTGCCGCTGGATGCGCGGCTCTCTTACGATCTACTTGCCACAATCTTCCGTCCCAGCGCGCCTTTGCACGACGGCGCCGTTATCGTGCAGAAGGATCGCATTGCCGCCGCAGCCTGCTTCCTGCCGCTTTCGATGAACCCGTTGCTCTCCACGCAGCTTGGAACGCGCCATCGAGCTGGAATCGGGGTCACGGAGGAGACCGATGCTGTTTCCGTCATCGTCTCCGAAGAGACAGGCAGCATCAGCATCGCTGTTGCTGGCAGGATCGAGCGCGACATGTCGGTCGAGTCTTTGCGCGAGCGACTCAGCGAACTGCTGCGCCGCTACGTACCACAGTCCACCATGCCGACCTCGATCGCTTCTCCCGACGATGATGGCCTCGATAAGCTGGGCGGCACATCCGGAGTTTCGCCCGAGGTGGAACGTTGATGAACTTCATCCGGCGGCACGTCTTCCACAACGTTGGACTCAAGCTGCTGTCGCTTGCCATCGCTGTGCTCCTGTGGTGGGCAGTGTCGCATGATCCCATGGCGGAGATCGCCGTCACCGTGCCAATCGAGTTCCATCATGTTCCAGAGAACCTTGAGATCAGCTCCGAGTCCATTCCGCAGGCGCAGATACGGGTGCGAGGCCCGGCGCGCGCGATTCGCGAGCTTGTCACGGCAGAGATTCATCCCGTTATCGACTTGCGAGGCATAAGTCCCGGCGAGCGCACATTCGATATCACTGCGCGCCAGATCGGGATTCCGCAGGATATCGAAATCGTGCAGATCGTGCCCACGCAGCTTCGCGTCAGCTTCGACAATCGTGCGCAGCGCGACATCGAAGTCCGGCCACGCGTCATCGGTACATTTGCGTCCGGCTACCGTATTGCGGAAGCCGTACCCGACCCGCGCACCATCACCATCGTTGGGCCAGAAAAGCGCGTGAATTCCATCGAGAGCGCGATTACCGATCCCGTTGACGCAAGCGGCGTGATGGGCCGCGCCACGTTCTCAACGAATGCATACATAGCGGACCCGCTGGTTCGTCCCATGAAGCCGGGACCGATCCGCGTCACCGTTATTACAGAAAAATCTTTGTCTCGGCCAGGAGTGCCATAGCATTGACAAGTAGCGCCATGAAACCAGTACGACAACTGTTCGGGACCGATGGCATTCGCGGTGTTGCCGGCGAGTATCCGCTGAACCAGGCGACGGTCTTCGCCATCGGGCGCGCGCTCGGCACTCGTCTGCGCCGTCGTAGTCAGGATGCTCGTGTCGTCATCGGACAGGACACTCGCGAATCCAGCGCCTGGATTGCCGAGGCACTGGCGCGCGGACTCAGCGAGTCGGGAGTCGGCCACACAAGCGCCGGCGTCCTCACCACCCCCGGCGTTGCTTATATCGTGCATACGCACGGGTTTTCCGCAGGGATCGTCATCTCCGCATCGCACAATCCGTGGCAGGATAACGGGATTAAACTCTTTGGCCGTGATGGGATGAAGCTCTCCGACGCCATCGAGCACGAGATCGAACAGGAGATATTCGCGCACATCGAGGAACTCGCTGCCGCACCGGCTTCAGCGATCCAACCGGGCGCGGACATTCTGCCGGGCGATGCTTCTCTTCGCGCCGACTACGTTCGCTGGCTCGTGACGAATGTCGACGTCGCTCTTTTGCGTGGCCGCCGAGTGCTCGTGGACTGCGCTAATGGCGCCGCCTGCTCCGTTGCCGGCGAACTCTTCCGCCTATGCGGGATCGAAGCTGATTTCGTTCACGCTGACCCCGATGGCCGCAATATCAATGCCGGTTGTGGCGCGCTGCATCCCGAGTGCGTTGCGCAACTGATCGTGGAATCTGCCGGCAAATATGATTTGGGAATTACTTTCGATGGCGATGCCGATCGCGCGTTGTTCAGCGACGCCGATGGACGCGTCATCAACGGCGATGCTGTGCTGCTGCTCTGCGCCCGCGACATGCACGCGCGCGGAAGCCTGCACGGTGACACCGTGGTCGCAACCACCATGTCCAACATGGGGCTGGAGAAAGCTCTGCGCGAATCGGGCATTCGGATGTTGCGCGCAAACGTGGGCGACAAGTATGTGCTGGAAGAGATGCTGAAAACGGGAGCTACCCTGGGCGGCGAGCAATCGGGGCACATCATTTTCAGAGACGGCGAATCCACCACAGGCGATGGACTGCTCACGGCGTTGCGTGTGCTGGAGGTTGTGGGCCGCAGTGGTCGTCCGCTGCACGAGTTGATTTCCGATTTGAAGATATTTCCGCAGGTGATCAAAAACGTCAGAGTCCGCGACCGAATCCCGTTCGATCAGATGGCTGATGTCGCGAAGGCTATCCGCAAGGCCGAACAATCGCTCGATGGTAACGGGCGCGTCGTCGTGCGCTACTCCGGTACGGAAAAGCTGGCGCGTGTCATGATAGAGGCCGAAACTGAGCAGCAGATGACACTCCACGCAGATGAGATTGCCGGTGCGCTGCAAACCGCGATTGGGATTTGATCTCAACGGATGATGCGCGGCTGGAAGGATGGCGGAAGGATTCGAGGGGAGCTGAGCATCACGTTCAGCTCCCTGATTGTTTTAGGCGCTCAAGGATGCGCGCATGTGACCACGACACTCCGCAACTTCGCTGACGTTGTGACAGGCGTCATCCTGTTCCCTTTCGTCATCGTCACGCTGCTGTGGTTCATTTATGCCGTTTTCCTGAAGAAGCCTCTTCGCGCACGGCACATTCGCATTCTGCGCGAGCGCCGGGAATTACGCGAAGCCGCACTTCGCTCGCGCAATTCCGGCTAGTCCATATCCCGCCAGTTTGGTCCGACACCGATCTCGACCAGTAGTGGTACGCGAAGCTCTTGAACGTTCTCCATACGTTCTTTGACCAGCGCGCGAACTTCGTTCAATTCCGCCTCTGGCACCTCAAAGACGAGTTCGTCGTGGACTTGGAGCAACATGCGAGTTTTCAACTTGCGTCCGCGCAATTCGCGGTCGATACGAATCATCGCCAGCTTGATCAAATCAGCGGCCGTTCCTTGCAGCGGAGTGTTCACGGCCGTGCGCTCGGCGAAGCCGCGCATATTGGCGTTCTTGCTGAGGATGTCAGGAATCGGACGCACGCGCCCGAAGAGCGTTTCCACTTTGCCATCCTTACGCGCCTGCGCCAGCGTGTTGTCCAGGAATGTGCGCACGCCCGCATACTTCTCGAAGTATGCGTCTATGAATCGCTTCGCTTCTTTCGTGTCGATGCCCAGTTGCTGCGATAGGCCGAACGGCGAAAGCCCGTATACAATGCCGAAGTTCACGGCCTTAGCGCGACGCCGATGCTCGGCATCGATCATCATCGGCGGAACACCAAACACCTTCGAGGCCGTAAGCGAATGGATGTCATCGCCGCGCCGGAAGGCTTCGACCAACAGGGGATCTTCCGCGAAGTGCGCCAGCAAACGCAGTTCGATTTGCGAGTAGTCTGCCGCGAGCAGCACGTTGCCGCTCTCGGCAACGAACGCCGCACGAATCTCCCGCCCAACTTCCGAGCGGATTGGGATGTTCTGCAGATTGGGATTCGTTGAAGACAACCGTCCTGTCGATGTGGCTGCCTGGTTGAAACTCGTGTGCAAACGTCCTGTGTTGGGCCGGCACAGCGCGGGAAGAGCATCGACATATGTCGATTTCAGCTTTGAAAGCTGGCGGTAGTCCAGCACCATCCGCGGTACTTCATGCACGCTTGCCAGTCCTTCCAGGACATCGACTGCCGTGGAAACTGTCTTGCCTTTCCCGTACTTGATGGGCTTCGGCAGGTTCAGCCTGTTGAACAGAACATCGCCTAGTTGCTTTGGCGAGTTGATGTTGAACTTGACTCCGCACCTGTCGAAGATTTCGCGCGCCTTCGAGTCGCACTCGAGTTCCAACCGCTTGGACATTGCGGTCAGGACCTGGCAATCGAGCTTCACCCCCGCATCTTCCATGCGTGCCAGCACAGGAACGAGCGGCAGATCGATGGAGTCGTAAACCTTCTGCAACCCCGCCTCTATTACTTCTTCACTCAAAGTGTGAGAGAGCCGCAGCGTCACGTCAGCCGCCTCCGCAAGATCACCGGCGAGCTTGATGTTCATGCGGCGCAGAGCGACATCCTTCAGCGCATGTGAGGAATATGTTGGATCGAGCAGGTAGGAGTACAGCATCGGATCATGCTGCACGCCGGCGATTTCAATGCTGAGAGGTTCCAGCGAATGCAATGCCGTCTTATAATCGTGAACTGCTTTTGGAATAGCCTCGTCGCGGAGCGCCGCACGGGCCGCCGAGCTAATCGCTTCGTCGGTGAGCGAAAACGCGAGCGACTTGCCGGGCTCGGCGGCGATTGCGGCACGCCTTGAAATTACCGGTTCAGGCGCTACAACAACCGGCTTCGGAATCAGCGGCATGGTGCCGTTCTCGGCATCTTCGCTTTCCTCGGCTTCCGCTTCAACGGGCGGAGCAGCGAACACGGTTGCATCGACGGCAACCGCCAGATTCGCTTCGGGTGCGCGGGAGGCGAGTACGCGAGAGACGTCCTCCGCCGATTTCGCTTCGCGGTAATCGGTCTCGCCAATCTCAACGCCTTCGGCGAGGAACTCTTTGACCAGCGTAGTAAATTCGAGTTCCGTAAACAGCTTGCGCGCACTCTCGTTATCGGGCTGCTGTGCCAGCATCTTCTCCGGCTTGAACTCGATCTCAACGCCGCAGTCGATCGTGACCAGTTGCTTACTCAATATAATCATCTCGCGGTTATTGAGTAGCGATTCGCGGTATGTCTTGCGCTCGACCTCTTCAGCGCGGTCCAGCAGATTGTCGAGGGAACCGAATCGCTGGATCAATTCTATGGACCCCTTATCGCCGATCCCCGGTGCTCCCGGGATGTTATCGATCGTATCGCCGCGGAGGGCCATTACATCAACGACGCGCTCTGGTACCACCCCAAGCAGTTCCTCCACCATGATGCGGTCGCAGATGAGATTGTCCTTGGGCGGGTTCAACACGCAGACCTTCTCGTTGACGAGCTGCAACATGTCCTTATCGCTGCTCACAACGTAAACAGCGAAGCTCTGCTCGGAAGCTTTGCAGGCGAGCGTGCCGATCACGTCATCGGCCTCGAACCCCGAGACTTCAAGGATGGGGATGCGGTAGGCATCCAGCGTCCGCCGTATGTAGGGCACCTGCTGCGAGAGATCCTCGGGCATGGAGACGCGGTTTGCCTTGTAACCCGTGTACTCCACGGAGACGTATTCGCCCTTGTTCTTGTCGAACTTGCGCGAGGCGGGCATGGCGGCAGCCTGTTCGTCGCGGAAGGTCGGTGCCGCGACATCAAATACTGCTGCGATGTATTCGGGCGCGAAATCCTTGCGCAGCTTGTTCAACATGTTCACAAATACATATGTCGCGCTGGTCGGAATGCCTGTCTTGGTGGACATTGGCCGCTGGCGCGCCATGGCGTGGTAGGCGCGGAAGATGAACGACATGGCGTCGATCAGGAACACGCGTCCTTTGCCGCTGTCGGGGGGCAACACGGGCTTGCGCCGGACTTCGGCGGAGGTGGGTTCGGTGGCGTTTACAGCAGCCGTTTCCGCGGGCTTCGCGCTCTTCTTCGCAGGCACGGCAAGAGTCTAACATCCGCACGGGGGTTCGAAATCCAGGCCGGAGACTTGGACTGCAAGAAGCTTCAGAAGGCTTTGACTCGCTGCGTGCGAGCCTCGGAAGAAAAGTGCGTGTGCGGCAGCAAGGAGGCGGCTTCGCCGCAGTGGTTTTTGGCGCGGCCAAAAGCCGCGCCCCTTCAAGACGCCCAGGCCGCGAAACCGCTCTGTCCCTTCAAGGCACGGTCACCGGTCCATTGAGGACACTCGCCCTTCAGCCTTGTTTAGAACTTCGGAGCACTGGCTCGCATCGGCCTTACTTCGGGAGAGAGTCGGCGAAGGAGCGGATGGCGCGTAGGTATTGGGGGCCGGCTATGTAGAGCACGTCGTTGTGTCCTGCGCGGTCGATCCAGAGGTGCTGCTTGGGCGGGTTGGCTTGGCGATAGATGCGCTCGCCATGCCAGAAGGGGACAATGCCGTCTTTGCGTCCGTGGATGACGAGGATGGGGACATGTATGCGGCGAATCTTCGACAGGT
The Clostridia bacterium genome window above contains:
- the polA gene encoding DNA polymerase I, whose product is MPAKKSAKPAETAAVNATEPTSAEVRRKPVLPPDSGKGRVFLIDAMSFIFRAYHAMARQRPMSTKTGIPTSATYVFVNMLNKLRKDFAPEYIAAVFDVAAPTFRDEQAAAMPASRKFDKNKGEYVSVEYTGYKANRVSMPEDLSQQVPYIRRTLDAYRIPILEVSGFEADDVIGTLACKASEQSFAVYVVSSDKDMLQLVNEKVCVLNPPKDNLICDRIMVEELLGVVPERVVDVMALRGDTIDNIPGAPGIGDKGSIELIQRFGSLDNLLDRAEEVERKTYRESLLNNREMIILSKQLVTIDCGVEIEFKPEKMLAQQPDNESARKLFTELEFTTLVKEFLAEGVEIGETDYREAKSAEDVSRVLASRAPEANLAVAVDATVFAAPPVEAEAEESEDAENGTMPLIPKPVVVAPEPVISRRAAIAAEPGKSLAFSLTDEAISSAARAALRDEAIPKAVHDYKTALHSLEPLSIEIAGVQHDPMLYSYLLDPTYSSHALKDVALRRMNIKLAGDLAEAADVTLRLSHTLSEEVIEAGLQKVYDSIDLPLVPVLARMEDAGVKLDCQVLTAMSKRLELECDSKAREIFDRCGVKFNINSPKQLGDVLFNRLNLPKPIKYGKGKTVSTAVDVLEGLASVHEVPRMVLDYRQLSKLKSTYVDALPALCRPNTGRLHTSFNQAATSTGRLSSTNPNLQNIPIRSEVGREIRAAFVAESGNVLLAADYSQIELRLLAHFAEDPLLVEAFRRGDDIHSLTASKVFGVPPMMIDAEHRRRAKAVNFGIVYGLSPFGLSQQLGIDTKEAKRFIDAYFEKYAGVRTFLDNTLAQARKDGKVETLFGRVRPIPDILSKNANMRGFAERTAVNTPLQGTAADLIKLAMIRIDRELRGRKLKTRMLLQVHDELVFEVPEAELNEVRALVKERMENVQELRVPLLVEIGVGPNWRDMD
- a CDS encoding alpha/beta fold hydrolase, producing MLSEASLPQLPDWLRRLYPFQTRTLRLDGQALSFIDEGPRTAPVVVLLHGNPTWSFLYRKLIPKLAERFRVIAPDHIGFGLSDKPATPGYHSIERHAANLSALIESTGAKNVTLVLHDWGGPIGLAYATRNAANVSRMMLINTWAFPPPTDKQPRLPWFLRAMRGASGELLVGRLNMMVSPGIQWATRRKLASDVIDGYKFPFRDAATRSAMLAFARMIPLRPGDAEFRGMEQIADGLKNISARTDIFWGALDPVFRSKVTAYMLRDALPKATDPHFLAEASHFVPEDAPEKISDKLLEIFLPQPEKPVPLFNILR
- a CDS encoding CdaR family protein yields the protein MNFIRRHVFHNVGLKLLSLAIAVLLWWAVSHDPMAEIAVTVPIEFHHVPENLEISSESIPQAQIRVRGPARAIRELVTAEIHPVIDLRGISPGERTFDITARQIGIPQDIEIVQIVPTQLRVSFDNRAQRDIEVRPRVIGTFASGYRIAEAVPDPRTITIVGPEKRVNSIESAITDPVDASGVMGRATFSTNAYIADPLVRPMKPGPIRVTVITEKSLSRPGVP
- the xseA gene encoding exodeoxyribonuclease VII large subunit, whose translation is MGNQAQFDFSFSPPERRIWPVRDLVTSVRTQLERQYTDVWVEGEISNFRPADSGHLYFTLKDGDAQLRVVMFRTQARLLRFRPENGLHIVARGRVTIYEGRGELQLMAEYLEPMGAGALQVAFEQLKAKLYAEGLFERERKKRLPSLPRRIGVVTSPRGAAIQDILNILRRRHESVHVTIFPAQVQGDSASLEVTAGVRYFNRAANVDVIVIARGGGSVEDLAAFNDETLARAVAGSNIPVISAVGHETDFTICDFVADLRAPTPSAAAELVIRSKHELEEQLGGMHRRLARAARYQLMHARQALSALAQHGAFAGMRQVITRREQRVDDLVNRLARSYHAALRASHRRLDVAASRVLHHDLRNKLVGMRRDVDARQGALAAVTRNLLLRRRSRLEQVLAHLEGLSPVAILDRGYALVFDERGNLVKDAAQVSPGERISARVAKGTIAAEVKNSQP
- the glmM gene encoding phosphoglucosamine mutase; amino-acid sequence: MKPVRQLFGTDGIRGVAGEYPLNQATVFAIGRALGTRLRRRSQDARVVIGQDTRESSAWIAEALARGLSESGVGHTSAGVLTTPGVAYIVHTHGFSAGIVISASHNPWQDNGIKLFGRDGMKLSDAIEHEIEQEIFAHIEELAAAPASAIQPGADILPGDASLRADYVRWLVTNVDVALLRGRRVLVDCANGAACSVAGELFRLCGIEADFVHADPDGRNINAGCGALHPECVAQLIVESAGKYDLGITFDGDADRALFSDADGRVINGDAVLLLCARDMHARGSLHGDTVVATTMSNMGLEKALRESGIRMLRANVGDKYVLEEMLKTGATLGGEQSGHIIFRDGESTTGDGLLTALRVLEVVGRSGRPLHELISDLKIFPQVIKNVRVRDRIPFDQMADVAKAIRKAEQSLDGNGRVVVRYSGTEKLARVMIEAETEQQMTLHADEIAGALQTAIGI
- the cdaA gene encoding diadenylate cyclase CdaA, whose amino-acid sequence is MTSLLPHFASRWPQLSLVSIIDILLVAVLIYELLVIIRGTRAAPMLLGVGVLAIVFYVAHVTKLRTLDWVVSTFVPYVVFALIVVFQAEIRRALARIGRRLAFSRSGQNIGGDSYDDVVLAANLFSQNQTGALIVIEREIGLRTYIESGVPLDARLSYDLLATIFRPSAPLHDGAVIVQKDRIAAAACFLPLSMNPLLSTQLGTRHRAGIGVTEETDAVSVIVSEETGSISIAVAGRIERDMSVESLRERLSELLRRYVPQSTMPTSIASPDDDGLDKLGGTSGVSPEVER